Proteins encoded by one window of Leptospira barantonii:
- the gltB gene encoding glutamate synthase large subunit, which translates to MNDVKEQLQLQNYLEENGLYEKSFEHDNCGVGFVASFQGENSHRIVSMGLKAVACLTHRGAVDADMVTGDGAGIMIQIPKKLFATYIEEMGHRRPNEDSIGVGMIFLPREDIDKQDMCRSLVESALMEFNFKLYAWRYVPVNPEVLGPKANQSRPQIEQVLIGKPEGMSNEDFETKLFLIQKKLMRDADRLSLAGDLYICSLSSERIVFKGLFNGNQVSQFYEDLNSENMVSPYCIFHQRYSTNTFPSWALAQPFRILAHNGEINTIVGNRIWMLAREEELECKKWGEYQKEIHPIIRPHMSDSASLDNAMEAIVRSGKDVLQAKAMLVPNAWSKNLTMSEELKSFYEYNNTLIEPWDGPAALAFAEGDWIGGALDRNGLRPARYAVTEDGLLIMGSEAGLVQVDEEVVTKKGRLGPGEMIGINLKEKKLYHNEDINSLFEKKYDYREWSKENVSYLNQDLDSSMNETITYKGDDLRRRQVLFAYSPFKQKSVIKPQAGQGKEAISSMGDDTPLSILMLSRIGLYTYFRQRFAQVTNPPIDYIREKGVTSLYTRLVKKMNLFGDEKPQNCLVLSHPYLTNLDLKRIREMDGKPYKILTLDATFEAHIEAEENVNRNYLEKSLDALLEQALQAAKSGTNILVLSDKKLSKERAPIPMELAVAAVHNHLIRNKTRSAVSILVETGSAFEIHNVAVLLGYGASGVNSYLIWDTLFDLWEKGEFDAEESAARPEFHKICENYRYGVDDGLLKIMSKMGISILSSYVGGQVFEAIGLSRTLVSKYFPGTYSRISGIGIGGIEQNILRNHEQAFYKELNPDDFVSEKDDQPHRWSPRVVKFLRKAAVDNDYEAFKEATKILKESDPINIRDLFDFVARKPIPVEEVETVTEIQKRFLTPGMSHGALSIEAHTDLAIAMNRLGAKSSSGEGGENPSRYVVNEKGDLANSSIKQIASGRFGVTSEYLNSATEIEIKIAQGAKPGEGGQLPGKKNNEEIATNRHTPQGIDLISPPPHHDIYSIEDLSQLIYDLKMANHKAQVSVKLVSEAGVGTIAAGVAKANADVILISGHVGGTGAAPITSIKYAGSPWELGLSETHQVLVMNGLRDRVVLRTDGGIVSGRDVIIAACLGAEEYGVGTASLVALGCIMARKCHLNNCPTGIATQDIKFRAKYKGSPDQLVNLFTCLALEVREYLAELGFRSIDEIIGRTDLLKQITRYEKDRLDSLDLNPILVRLPLFYDPTKQKKDRSIRKEPIGEVLDDRIIKDAEKALEGKSSMALSYLVRNTNRTVGAKISGLIARKYGSKGLPGKLEIILEGTAGQSLGAWLVKGVQVTLHGDANDYVGKGLCGGVIVIKKHRKSKLKAYENTIIGNTCLYGATSGKLFCSGRAGERFGVRNSGAEAVVGGAGDHFLEYMTSGTIVCLGSVGKNMGAGMTGGSAYFFQKGWDIQPLLNKEYVKTVDLENGDYEVIKNLISEHSKLTGSDLSEGILKDFDGNKNYFVKVVPK; encoded by the coding sequence ATGAATGATGTAAAAGAACAATTGCAACTTCAAAATTATCTAGAGGAAAACGGTCTTTATGAAAAGTCGTTCGAACATGATAACTGTGGAGTAGGATTTGTTGCTTCCTTTCAGGGAGAGAACAGTCACAGAATCGTATCTATGGGACTCAAGGCAGTCGCTTGCCTTACGCATAGAGGAGCCGTGGACGCAGATATGGTGACCGGAGACGGCGCCGGTATCATGATTCAGATTCCTAAGAAGTTGTTCGCAACTTACATCGAAGAGATGGGTCATAGAAGACCGAACGAAGATTCGATCGGCGTCGGAATGATTTTTCTTCCGAGAGAAGATATCGATAAACAGGACATGTGTCGCAGTCTCGTTGAGTCCGCGCTCATGGAATTCAACTTTAAACTTTATGCATGGAGATACGTTCCCGTAAATCCGGAAGTTCTCGGACCGAAGGCGAATCAATCCAGACCTCAGATCGAACAGGTTCTCATCGGCAAACCGGAAGGAATGTCCAACGAGGACTTCGAAACGAAGTTATTCTTAATACAGAAAAAATTGATGAGAGACGCGGATCGTCTTTCATTGGCGGGAGATCTTTATATCTGTTCTCTTTCTTCGGAAAGAATCGTGTTCAAAGGTCTCTTCAACGGAAATCAAGTTTCCCAGTTTTACGAAGACTTAAACTCGGAAAATATGGTTTCTCCGTATTGTATCTTTCACCAAAGATATTCCACGAACACTTTCCCTTCTTGGGCTTTGGCGCAACCGTTTAGAATTCTCGCGCACAACGGAGAAATCAATACGATCGTCGGAAACAGGATTTGGATGCTTGCGCGCGAGGAAGAACTCGAGTGCAAAAAATGGGGAGAATATCAAAAAGAAATTCATCCGATCATCCGTCCTCACATGAGCGACTCTGCAAGTTTGGATAACGCGATGGAAGCGATCGTTCGTTCCGGAAAGGACGTTCTTCAGGCAAAGGCGATGCTCGTTCCGAACGCTTGGTCCAAAAACCTCACGATGTCGGAAGAGTTGAAAAGCTTTTACGAATATAATAATACTCTTATAGAGCCTTGGGACGGACCTGCCGCTCTCGCGTTTGCGGAAGGCGACTGGATCGGAGGGGCTCTTGATAGAAACGGACTTCGTCCGGCGCGTTATGCGGTCACCGAAGACGGTCTTTTGATCATGGGTTCCGAAGCGGGACTCGTTCAGGTAGACGAGGAAGTCGTAACCAAAAAAGGACGCCTCGGACCCGGCGAAATGATCGGGATCAACTTAAAAGAGAAAAAACTATATCACAACGAAGATATCAATTCTCTTTTCGAAAAGAAATACGATTACAGAGAATGGTCCAAAGAGAACGTTTCGTATCTCAATCAGGATCTGGATTCTTCTATGAACGAGACGATCACCTACAAAGGCGACGATCTCAGAAGAAGACAGGTGTTGTTCGCGTATTCTCCGTTTAAACAAAAATCGGTGATCAAACCGCAGGCGGGTCAGGGTAAGGAAGCGATCAGTTCCATGGGAGACGATACTCCTCTGTCGATTCTGATGCTTTCTCGAATCGGTCTTTACACGTATTTCCGTCAGAGATTCGCGCAGGTAACCAATCCCCCGATCGACTATATCCGTGAAAAAGGTGTGACCTCTCTTTACACTCGTCTTGTCAAAAAGATGAACCTGTTCGGGGACGAAAAACCTCAGAACTGTTTGGTTCTTTCTCATCCATATCTCACCAATCTGGATCTGAAAAGAATCCGCGAGATGGACGGGAAACCTTATAAAATTCTTACGTTAGATGCAACCTTCGAGGCGCATATCGAGGCTGAGGAGAATGTAAACCGCAACTATCTCGAAAAATCTCTCGACGCGCTTCTCGAACAGGCTCTACAAGCGGCTAAGAGCGGAACCAACATTCTCGTTCTTTCCGATAAGAAACTTTCGAAAGAAAGAGCTCCGATCCCGATGGAACTTGCGGTCGCGGCGGTTCACAATCATTTGATCCGCAACAAAACCCGTTCCGCGGTATCTATCCTTGTGGAAACCGGTTCTGCATTCGAAATTCATAATGTGGCTGTGTTGCTCGGTTACGGAGCTTCCGGCGTAAACAGTTATCTGATCTGGGACACGTTATTCGATCTTTGGGAAAAGGGAGAATTCGACGCGGAAGAAAGCGCGGCTCGCCCCGAATTCCACAAGATTTGTGAGAACTACCGTTACGGCGTGGACGACGGACTTTTGAAAATCATGTCCAAGATGGGAATTTCCATTCTTTCCTCGTATGTGGGCGGACAGGTTTTCGAAGCGATCGGTCTTTCCAGAACTCTTGTTTCCAAGTATTTCCCGGGAACGTATTCCAGAATTTCCGGAATCGGAATCGGTGGAATCGAGCAGAACATTCTTAGAAACCACGAACAAGCATTTTACAAAGAACTCAATCCGGACGATTTCGTTTCCGAGAAGGACGATCAACCGCACCGTTGGTCTCCGAGAGTCGTTAAATTCTTACGTAAGGCCGCGGTCGACAACGACTACGAAGCTTTTAAAGAAGCGACAAAAATTCTCAAAGAAAGCGATCCGATCAACATCCGCGACTTGTTCGACTTCGTAGCAAGAAAACCGATCCCGGTCGAAGAGGTGGAAACCGTTACCGAAATTCAAAAACGTTTCCTCACCCCGGGTATGTCTCACGGTGCGCTTTCCATCGAAGCGCATACGGATCTTGCGATCGCCATGAACCGGTTAGGCGCTAAGTCTTCTTCCGGCGAGGGTGGAGAGAATCCTTCCCGTTACGTCGTGAACGAAAAAGGGGATCTCGCGAATTCTTCCATCAAGCAGATCGCTTCGGGAAGATTCGGAGTTACTTCCGAGTATTTGAACTCGGCGACCGAAATCGAAATCAAAATCGCACAAGGCGCAAAACCCGGAGAAGGCGGTCAGCTTCCCGGTAAGAAGAACAACGAGGAGATTGCGACGAATCGTCACACTCCACAGGGAATCGATTTGATTTCTCCTCCGCCTCACCACGATATTTATTCGATCGAGGATTTATCACAGCTCATCTACGACTTGAAGATGGCCAATCACAAGGCGCAAGTTTCGGTGAAGCTTGTTTCCGAAGCCGGAGTGGGAACGATCGCGGCCGGTGTTGCAAAAGCGAACGCGGATGTGATTCTCATTTCCGGTCACGTGGGTGGAACCGGAGCGGCTCCGATCACATCGATCAAGTATGCGGGTTCTCCTTGGGAACTCGGTCTTTCCGAAACACATCAAGTTTTAGTAATGAACGGACTCCGTGATCGTGTGGTTTTAAGAACGGACGGCGGTATCGTATCCGGAAGAGACGTGATCATTGCGGCTTGTCTCGGCGCCGAAGAATACGGCGTGGGAACCGCTTCGCTTGTCGCACTCGGTTGTATCATGGCGAGAAAATGCCACTTGAACAACTGTCCGACGGGAATCGCGACTCAGGATATCAAGTTCCGCGCAAAATACAAAGGATCCCCAGATCAACTCGTGAATCTATTCACTTGCCTCGCATTGGAAGTGAGAGAATATCTCGCGGAACTTGGATTCCGCTCCATCGATGAAATCATCGGAAGAACCGATCTATTGAAACAGATCACACGTTACGAGAAAGATCGTTTGGATTCGCTCGATCTCAATCCGATTCTGGTTCGTCTGCCTTTGTTCTACGATCCTACGAAACAGAAAAAAGACAGATCGATCCGTAAGGAACCGATCGGAGAAGTATTGGACGATCGTATCATCAAGGACGCGGAAAAAGCTCTCGAAGGAAAATCTTCTATGGCTCTTTCTTATCTTGTCCGCAATACGAACCGAACCGTGGGTGCGAAGATCTCCGGTTTGATCGCAAGAAAATACGGATCCAAAGGTCTGCCGGGAAAACTCGAAATCATTCTGGAAGGAACCGCAGGACAATCCTTAGGAGCATGGCTCGTGAAAGGAGTTCAAGTGACTCTGCACGGTGATGCGAACGACTACGTCGGAAAGGGTCTTTGCGGCGGTGTGATCGTGATCAAAAAACATCGTAAGTCCAAACTCAAGGCTTATGAAAACACGATCATCGGAAACACTTGTCTCTACGGCGCGACATCCGGAAAACTTTTCTGTTCCGGAAGAGCGGGAGAACGTTTCGGAGTTCGTAACTCGGGAGCGGAAGCCGTTGTCGGCGGAGCGGGAGATCACTTCCTTGAATACATGACCAGCGGAACCATCGTTTGTCTCGGAAGCGTGGGTAAAAATATGGGCGCGGGAATGACCGGCGGTAGCGCGTATTTCTTCCAAAAGGGATGGGACATTCAACCTCTTCTCAACAAGGAATACGTAAAAACCGTGGACTTGGAAAACGGAGACTACGAGGTCATCAAAAATCTGATCTCCGAACACTCTAAGTTGACCGGTTCCGATTTATCCGAAGGAATCTTAAAGGATTTCGACGGAAACAAGAATTATTTCGTGAAGGTGGTTCCGAAATAA
- a CDS encoding glucan biosynthesis protein, translating to MLRIHIALAFFATILLFAVANRQQKKETEIDFKFPDTEESVVLDPVSGVQIPVTRFSFDDLKKRARSMAHGRYVKPQFVSTRFLQGLSWDQYKNIRFRPESSLWKKEGNPFQIQFFHPGHLYNTNVTLNEVRSDFSRSIPYDESYFDLTNLKVQGEIPADLGYSGFKIHYPLNTPEHTDEFTVFQGASYYRMVSKKQVYGLSARGIAINTGMPYPEDFPGFTHFWIVHPDKTDSTIFVYALLDGKTATGAYEFQISPGKVSSVHVNAEVTLRTKVDRFGIAPLTSMYWYSETKGIPEGQIYPESHDSDGLMIETGKGDWVWRPLDNPKRVTIHSFQDENPRAFGLIQRDRNFASYQDNSMKYHLRPSAWVEPEGNWGKGSVQLLQIPTVRDSDDNIGAFWVPASFPAPLQPYEFAYTIRWLNEDPLPDELAKTVSTRIAPVPGESDMRVFYVDFSGEKLKALDAFTYLQASIDTGENSELTDYNIQKIEETGVWRLTFRVVQKNKNKPTELKAVLKKNQEDLSEIWTFTLESTI from the coding sequence ATGTTAAGAATACACATAGCCCTCGCTTTTTTTGCCACGATCCTCCTCTTTGCGGTCGCAAACCGACAGCAGAAAAAAGAAACAGAAATCGATTTTAAATTTCCCGATACGGAAGAATCCGTGGTTCTCGATCCAGTATCCGGCGTTCAGATTCCGGTTACGAGATTCTCCTTCGACGATCTAAAAAAAAGGGCCAGAAGTATGGCTCATGGACGTTATGTGAAACCGCAGTTCGTATCGACTCGGTTTTTGCAGGGTTTGAGCTGGGATCAATATAAGAACATCCGCTTTCGCCCCGAGTCTTCGCTTTGGAAAAAAGAAGGAAACCCGTTTCAGATACAGTTCTTTCATCCCGGACATTTGTACAATACGAACGTGACGTTAAACGAAGTCCGCTCCGACTTTTCGAGATCGATTCCTTACGACGAATCCTATTTCGATCTGACGAACTTGAAAGTGCAGGGAGAAATTCCCGCAGATCTGGGCTACTCAGGATTTAAGATTCACTATCCATTGAACACGCCGGAACATACGGACGAGTTCACCGTGTTTCAAGGCGCGAGTTATTATAGAATGGTTTCCAAAAAACAAGTCTACGGTTTGTCCGCGCGCGGGATCGCGATCAATACGGGAATGCCTTATCCCGAGGACTTTCCGGGATTCACACATTTTTGGATCGTTCATCCGGATAAAACGGATTCGACCATTTTCGTCTATGCGCTGTTAGACGGAAAGACCGCGACGGGTGCGTATGAATTTCAAATCTCACCGGGAAAGGTATCTTCCGTGCATGTGAACGCAGAAGTGACTTTGCGAACTAAGGTGGATCGTTTCGGAATCGCTCCATTGACTTCGATGTATTGGTACTCGGAAACGAAAGGAATTCCAGAAGGACAGATATATCCCGAGTCACACGATTCAGACGGGTTGATGATCGAAACTGGAAAAGGGGATTGGGTCTGGAGACCCTTGGACAATCCGAAACGAGTTACGATCCATTCTTTTCAAGACGAGAATCCAAGGGCTTTCGGGTTGATACAAAGAGATCGAAACTTTGCGAGTTATCAGGACAATTCGATGAAGTATCATCTTCGTCCTTCCGCTTGGGTGGAACCGGAAGGAAACTGGGGAAAGGGAAGCGTACAACTTTTACAGATTCCCACGGTCCGCGATTCGGACGATAATATCGGAGCGTTTTGGGTTCCGGCTTCGTTTCCGGCTCCTCTTCAACCGTATGAATTCGCTTACACCATCCGCTGGTTAAACGAAGATCCTTTGCCGGATGAACTCGCAAAAACCGTTTCGACGAGAATCGCGCCCGTGCCCGGAGAATCCGATATGCGAGTTTTTTACGTCGATTTTTCCGGCGAAAAGTTGAAGGCCCTCGACGCGTTTACTTATCTGCAGGCGTCGATCGATACGGGGGAGAATTCAGAATTAACGGATTATAATATTCAAAAAATTGAAGAGACCGGGGTATGGAGACTTACATTCCGAGTCGTTCAAAAGAATAAAAACAAACCGACGGAACTCAAAGCCGTTTTGAAAAAAAATCAGGAAGACCTGAGCGAGATCTGGACGTTCACTCTTGAATCCACGATTTGA
- the mdoH gene encoding glucans biosynthesis glucosyltransferase MdoH produces the protein MNVFEKTGHSIDSKTVSYRRLTFGGLVFFFVIIGVFLEVQFLSFQSISPFEWATLILFCILFPIISFGAATALIGFFQKLRGGDPLRISRILEKQDILENEFPPVAVVMPIHCEDVARIFAGVELMMDQISQSGLAQNTDFFILSDTSDPNLWALEEKAFSILSRKPSNKGRIYYRKRRVNLNKKSGNIADFCRRWGKRYKYMIILDADSIVTGECMKNLIFLMEKAPNAGIIQTVPEVIEAKSVFQKLSAFGAWVGNSVFGAGSYFWQLRSGPFWGHNAIIRLQPFMKYCGLPGLPGESAIGGKILSHDTIEAALFRKAGYGVWFATDLKGSYEEAPPNILEALKRDNRWCQGNLQHFWFLFGGKLRFSSRLQILLGIFSYFSSPLWALLLISSSLTTIEDVDFFRLALLPEDWIAFRDDLYLPVAYTLQGYTLLILFLPRILSFLEVSFFRRKEWGSSFLSWIVSFFLEFLHSVLIAPVYMVQYTRFILLTFLNRKIEWGPQNRNASSGPDSRALALTILPASFYGLGIGTWMFATYPILFFWFLPLLVGWIFGYPIALLTSYFPKSKKGSFGVLSNPPELRENRLLETLRSFEVEYSRLIGNSENRRGIFLCIVDPSLNEFHLSRLRKRRSESPVRKNYLKNLTVKLKSEGPSSFKNQELLRILWDYDCMADLHSWFWTEDVRELSSWWKNSFADYKRGVLLSEADSVVAEASVFVEI, from the coding sequence GTGAACGTTTTCGAAAAAACGGGGCATTCGATCGATTCGAAAACCGTAAGCTATCGAAGATTGACATTCGGCGGATTGGTTTTCTTTTTCGTAATCATCGGAGTTTTTTTAGAGGTTCAATTCTTATCCTTTCAATCGATCAGTCCTTTTGAATGGGCGACTTTGATTTTGTTCTGTATTTTGTTTCCGATCATCTCGTTCGGAGCGGCCACGGCGCTGATTGGATTTTTCCAAAAGCTCAGGGGAGGCGATCCTCTTCGTATTTCTAGAATATTAGAAAAACAGGATATTCTTGAGAATGAATTCCCGCCCGTGGCCGTGGTCATGCCGATTCATTGCGAGGACGTCGCGAGGATTTTCGCCGGGGTCGAGTTGATGATGGATCAAATCTCCCAAAGCGGTCTCGCGCAAAACACCGATTTTTTTATACTGTCCGATACCTCCGATCCGAATCTTTGGGCCTTGGAGGAAAAGGCGTTCTCGATTCTAAGCCGAAAACCTTCCAACAAGGGTAGAATCTACTACCGCAAACGAAGAGTAAATTTGAATAAGAAGTCCGGTAATATCGCGGACTTCTGCAGAAGATGGGGCAAACGATACAAATACATGATCATCCTGGATGCAGACAGCATCGTCACGGGAGAATGTATGAAAAATTTAATATTTCTAATGGAGAAAGCCCCGAACGCGGGGATCATTCAAACCGTTCCCGAGGTGATCGAGGCTAAGTCGGTCTTTCAAAAACTTTCCGCGTTCGGGGCGTGGGTCGGAAATTCCGTGTTCGGAGCGGGTTCCTATTTTTGGCAATTGCGTTCGGGACCGTTTTGGGGGCACAACGCGATCATTCGATTACAGCCGTTTATGAAATATTGCGGACTCCCGGGATTACCCGGAGAAAGCGCAATCGGCGGAAAGATCTTGAGTCACGATACGATCGAAGCCGCCTTGTTCAGAAAGGCAGGATACGGGGTTTGGTTTGCGACGGATTTAAAGGGATCGTATGAAGAAGCTCCGCCTAACATTCTTGAGGCGCTCAAACGGGACAACCGTTGGTGTCAGGGAAATCTACAGCACTTCTGGTTTTTGTTCGGGGGCAAGTTGCGATTTTCGAGCAGGCTTCAGATTCTTCTCGGAATTTTTTCGTATTTTAGTTCTCCGCTTTGGGCCTTACTTTTGATTTCCTCCTCTCTGACTACGATCGAGGACGTGGACTTTTTTAGATTGGCGCTTTTACCCGAGGATTGGATCGCATTCCGCGACGATCTTTATCTTCCGGTTGCATATACATTACAAGGTTATACTTTACTCATATTGTTTTTACCGAGAATCCTTTCCTTTTTGGAAGTTTCCTTTTTTCGCAGGAAAGAATGGGGATCTTCTTTCCTTTCCTGGATCGTTTCGTTCTTTTTGGAATTTCTACATTCCGTTTTGATTGCGCCGGTATATATGGTTCAATATACGAGATTCATTCTTCTTACATTCTTGAATCGTAAAATAGAATGGGGTCCTCAAAATAGGAATGCGTCTTCCGGGCCGGATTCGAGAGCGTTGGCGCTCACGATTTTGCCTGCTTCGTTTTACGGTTTAGGAATCGGCACTTGGATGTTTGCAACGTATCCGATTCTATTCTTTTGGTTTTTACCTTTGTTGGTCGGTTGGATTTTTGGGTATCCGATCGCATTATTAACTTCTTATTTTCCTAAAAGTAAAAAAGGTTCTTTCGGAGTTCTGTCCAATCCGCCCGAGTTAAGGGAGAATCGTCTCTTGGAAACTTTACGTTCTTTTGAAGTCGAGTATTCTCGGCTCATAGGAAATTCAGAAAATCGAAGGGGGATTTTTCTTTGTATCGTCGATCCTTCCTTGAATGAATTTCATCTTTCCAGGCTGAGAAAGCGAAGATCGGAATCTCCGGTTCGAAAAAATTATCTGAAGAATCTAACCGTCAAACTTAAAAGCGAAGGTCCCTCTTCGTTTAAGAATCAGGAATTGCTGAGAATTCTATGGGATTATGATTGTATGGCCGATTTGCATTCTTGGTTTTGGACCGAGGACGTGAGAGAGCTTTCTTCCTGGTGGAAAAATTCTTTCGCGGATTATAAACGCGGTGTTTTGTTAAGCGAAGCGGATTCGGTTGTTGCTGAGGCTTCAGTTTTCGTCGAAATTTAG
- a CDS encoding DUF1564 domain-containing protein → MKPFLVWAFYYLLHSNHEIRSFLQERKSHVVTLLVPEQTLLGYSDLERRRLAKKIPSLLRRYSKFLSTTKRLGTKAGKTLYQPSPGKEKMKKISVRLSTGSWALFGTLAHVHGVSRCFLFNYLLLLEASGVGNSIDRVMNEGGPTFHENYKYILELDLLNNSIVRRLQCKPHDTFYMLDYRDWYDS, encoded by the coding sequence TTTATTACATTCGAATCATGAGATTCGATCTTTTCTTCAGGAAAGGAAGAGCCACGTTGTTACACTTCTCGTTCCCGAGCAAACTTTGCTTGGATATTCCGATCTGGAAAGGCGGAGACTTGCAAAAAAGATTCCTTCGTTGTTGAGGAGATATTCCAAATTTCTTTCGACGACAAAACGATTGGGAACTAAGGCCGGTAAGACTTTATATCAGCCAAGTCCGGGAAAAGAAAAAATGAAAAAGATTAGCGTTCGGCTGAGCACAGGAAGCTGGGCTTTGTTCGGCACGCTCGCGCACGTGCATGGGGTTTCTCGTTGTTTTCTTTTTAATTATCTTTTGTTGTTGGAAGCATCGGGAGTCGGGAATTCTATCGATCGCGTTATGAATGAAGGAGGTCCTACATTTCACGAGAACTACAAATACATCCTGGAACTCGATCTTCTAAATAACAGCATCGTAAGGAGATTACAATGCAAACCGCACGACACATTCTATATGTTGGATTATCGAGATTGGTACGATTCCTAA